Sequence from the Tenrec ecaudatus isolate mTenEca1 chromosome 6, mTenEca1.hap1, whole genome shotgun sequence genome:
acaggagcaAGCAAGCTAACAACAATGGGTAGACCCACATAGAAAAgactcaaaaagaaaacaaagtagtCACGactggaacaactttaaaatgggtaaaaCGAAACAACATAAAAACCTCTTCGCCTTGGAGTGCTTGCTGACTCATGTCggcccgtgggtttcccagactgcaactgttcacaggagtaaaaagccggtctttctcctaaggagctgctggtggtttggaactgccgaccatggggaTGGCAGCCCCgcatgtaaccattacaccaccagggctcctccacatgggccaaaggggagatcaagtgataaggcattacattttaaTCCAACTGCATCAGCCATAATCGACCACGTGCTCTCTCTGACAGCAAGGCTGTCCACACCCCCGGGCTGAGGTCAgcggacttccactgtcatccgtagctttctgaaaactgggtgttcacagttTTAGCTCTGACACCACTTCATGTGTATttaattatttacaatccttgggtcacacaggctggtgtgcttcttcctcacttagttggctgctggtttgaagacaagcctttaagatcccagatgggtTTTTccctcatagccgggcaccatctgatttcttcaccatgctttgctacagactgagataatctttagtgatctcttcatgagggtaagcATTAAGCAGGACCATGGCataagaattaatttttcttagattggggctagaattaagtgtgagcccaaaatccaATGCTTTATATATGTCCCTCCCTAgttcactttttgttttgttttcaaagtttTTACTTCAAGTTGGTTGAAGTCAGCctgcattattttttttattagttgAGATTCTAGTTTATGTTTATacacattatcattttataatgaGAACATTAAACATCATCCTCctagggcataaggtaattctattggcaGTCATTTATCCAGtgctatagaatttaaaacactgttgagaaaaggaaattatacaagtatagctGGCTTCAGGCTGCAGTACACGATGCATGAAATGTCGACTTATACAGATTAAATGcttaagtgactagacactatttacacaaaccatGGGGGTTAGTGATAGAGCAAAGTTTTCAATAACGCACATTCtaaccatgcctaccagactaatacacgccataagaaagcaaggagggcattacaaTAGTGAATACATGGTAGTTCTAGGCCACCGTTCACTGGGCACCCTCAGAATAAGAGatggaaccaaagtccaatgagcgacaattccataaccttggaatAGCAGTCATCTATACGTCTCAAATCTTCTTAAAATGTCTTAACTCCTACAGGCGAATTTGAGATAAAGCTCATTCACTTAGTGGGGCTTCCACATCGAGTCCTCTGGTGTGGCctctgaaggatgttgtgcatctCAACAAGACAGaatctaaagtcccagtagtccATAGCTGTTGAATGTTTTGCTCAAAGATTCTATGGAGTAGTCCTGGGATCCTGACCAAAAGGAAGaactcttccctccccccccccctggttcactgccatagagtcaaggctgattcatagcaaccctgtaggacagggcagaactgcccctgatttTCTGAGGctgaactcttcatgggagtagaaagcctcatctttctttcagggagctcctggtggttttgaactgctgacttgcagtataacccaacatataaccactctgtcacctgggatcaaaaggaacaaaagttcaaattcaaaTGAACTCCAGACTTTCGGGAGCCATTGTGGTTGGACAAATCCCTGAAATTATTGCCCCGAGGTAATCTTTAAAAATTAGACCCCAAATATctctatgtatttttaaaatggaaagacTGTCTTCCTTGTACATTGTACTCTCTTAAAGAACGGTCTGTCTCTATCGGAGTAAGTTGACATCAGTACCTTGGGAAGCTAAGCTTGAGGAGCAGTGTGTTTCTGTTAAAGAGCGAGGGGCAGTTCTGAAGAAGAGGGCGAGGAGGGCTGCAGCGCCTGAAGACTCATCAACGTCACTGCACTGGACACGTGCAAACGATTGAATTGGTGCATGTTCTGCTGTGTATTCCTCAACCGCAACAAGAAATTAAATAACTAAAAATAAGGATTTTAAcatattgttgtcaggtgccctcGAATGGCCTCCGATTCCCAGCGACCCCATGTACAAGGGGGGGAAAACTGCCCACTCCCGTGCCGTCCTCACCgtcgttcttatgtttgagccaccggggcagccactgcgtcagtctcATCTTGTCCAAGGTCGTCCCCTGTCactccatctactttaccaagcaccatgtcccttccaaaggactggtctcctgataacatgtccaaagttcatgagacagGGTCTCAGCATCCTTCCTTAGTTCTAAGGAGTTCATGAGACAGGGTCTCAGCGTCCTTCCTCAGTTCTAAGGAGTTCATAAGGCAGGGTCTCAGCATCCTCAGTCCTAAGGAGTTCATGAGACAGGGTCTCAGCATCCTTCCTCAGTTCTAAGGAGTTCATAAGGCAGGGTCTCAGCATCCTTCCTCAGTTCTAAGGAGTTCATGAGACAGAGTCTCAGCGGCCTTGGTTCTAAGGAGTTCATGAGACAGGGTCTCAGCCTCCTCAGTTCTAAGGAGTGCATGAGACAGGGTTTCAGCGTCCTCAGTTCTGAGGAGTTCATAAGGCAGGGTCTCAGCGTCGTCAGTTCTAAGGAGTTCATGAGGCAGGTGTCAGCAGTCTTAGTTCTAAGAAGTTCATGAGACAGGGTCTCAGCATCCTAGATTCTAAGGCGCCTGCTGGCTGttcttcgtccaagacagattggttttttcttttggcaATGCGTGGTGTTTTCAGcactctttgccaacaccataattcaaatgaatgcaTATTTCAATTTTTGATGtagcatatgatccagcaattccactcccagTATACACCCAAGAGACTTAAAAGtatggaatacacacacacacacacatatcaacgttcattgcagcattattcacaacaaCCAAAAAGTGGAAACAACTCAAGCCTCCATCCACTGCTGAAACAAATGTGGCATGCATATGCAGTGGGATGCTATTCAGACctaaagagaaatgaaattctGATACATGCTGTGATATGAGTGGATGAATCCTAAAAATACTATGCTggcccctgataaaatgtaaaaaaaagaaagaaaatgattagggcaaagaatggacagatgtgctttatacaattgatgtatgtatatgtatggattgtgataagagttgtatgagcccctaattaaatgttttaaaaaaatactatgctGGGTGAAATTAGATATAAATGTTtgaatcccccaccccacccaccaggggaatgaacaacagcagTGGGGGCAAAGGAGACTGCGAATAGTGCAAGATATAAAATAACTTGTAATTTATCGGGGGGTCCACGAGGCTGgatgggtgggagagggagggaaaaaagagctgataccaaaggctcaagcagcaagaaaacgtttttaaaatgatgatggcaacatatgtacaaatgtgtttgatacaattgatgtatggattgttataagaactgtaagagcccccaataaaatgatttattaataaaaacaataaataaaattaaaaagtacaAATACTAGATGATCCCACTTTTATGAAATACACATATTgagatgtgttaggcagggttctctagagaaacaaagccaagaCACTTTTGATTATATATAAaaggatagatttatacagcgagaaggaatctatggctaattagtccacccagctcagtacaaagggctcagttcaactcacttgcgtggaacagttaataatactgcaggtccttcaactcatgcaGGCTACGggcagactccactgtctgcttccttgatcttggaccagCCAAGTGCCAGCAGAGAGCACTCCCGACCAGCGCCTCCCCAAGGGCACTTGTACTGAGACCACCAGCTCACCCCTGGGTCTCTAGTCTCCCCGTCTTGGTTTCCTGGCGTCTCCTACCAAGCTCTCTTCTCTTCTTTAGCTATTCTGCTTCCGCTTCACTGGAGCTTCTATCAACCAGAGAGGCTGACACAGAAGCAGGCACATCCTTCTACTCCCTAGTCATCTCCATGAACTTGCATTTCAAGAgtcagggagggaaagaggaaagtCAGTGACAGTGGAGAAGACAATAGGAAAAATCTCCAAAAATAGGCCAGAAAAGGTCACCTCTAGGCCTTACTAGAACCACAGTCAGCCAGGGAGAAGTGACCAGTGCTGGGCAGACAATCGGGCAATTAGATTCTGAAACAGAAGGTGCCTTTGAGGAACTGCTCCAAGTGCAGGGCATTCCTCCCGCCCATCATTCCTAGGAGTACCCAGAACATATCCCGACTCATGTTTGTTTGTTAGCAGTTTAGTTTgtccctcttcctttcctttttgctaTTTCCTCTAGTTCATCCTTATATTTGAGATTCTTTTCAGAAATTACCAAAAAAGCCATTTCCTATAGATTCTCTAATTTTCTCTCCTGATGgccttaagaaagcatacaaaacATTCTGAAGATTTGTTTCCTAAGAACTATAGATGTGAAGAACTTGTAAAATAATATGGGGAGAGTTAACACAGTTATGGTAAAATTTACTGGCTTATAAGTTGGAATTACCCTGAAGGCTCATCTCTCTCCAGGTGACtcactcctcccctctcctcccctcccctccactcccctcccctctcctcccctctcctctcctctcctctcctctctctctctctcaaagttAAGCCTTCAGTGACATTTTACTAACACCGAGTGACCTAAACActtactgcttttgtttacaaaaatcacatgcaTTGGGTCGGATTCTGATGTTTTGGTCAAGCTCCGATGCAAAAATTTCTCGACATTTTCACGTCGAAAGCCAATTAATTATGTTGAGTTCTGAGGCAGTTGGGTACCGGGGTTCTACTGTCTACCATAAGGGCTCCTTTAAGGGACATTGAATCTACCGCAAAGGAGCCCTGTGGCTTAcatattgggcagctaaccacaaggtagtgGCTTACATGTTGTACtcctaatcacaaggttagcagttcgaacccagccaccgctctgcaggagaaagatgaggctttctactcccataacaattTAGaaaccttagaaacccaaagggccagttctactttgtgagtcagaattgattcagtgacagtgaggtgcttttttttttttttttaaacctactaccactgagttgattctgacttataccaCACTCCTATAGGACTCAAACAAACCCACTCTCTCTCGCTGAGTGTATTCCAACTCTTGGTGACTTCATATAGGATACTGAGGctttgaatctttatgggagtagacagcctcctctttctcccgcagagcagctggtgggtttccgaCTGCTCGCCTGGGTGGGTTGTCTCTCCCAGTTCATCGTTCCGCAGCCATGACTTGGTTTCCTTCCTTTCCCTGCGCCCTGCTATGGCCTTGAGAGGAAAGATAAGATCTAAGCTGGTTCTGAGGTTTAACTACTGACCCCTTTGCCCTTCCCTGGTATACCCACCCTACCCTCAGTGCATCCAGGGAAGGTAGCTTCTCCCCCGTCTTTCTCTCTATGATCTAGCAGACAGGGCAGAGGGCTTGGAAAGGGAGGGATTGGCacggcctgggggtggggagccctGTGCACAGAGAAAGCAGACACAGCAGAACTATTCTGCCCCAGAGCTGCAGGATCTACAAATTGCAGCCCAAACTAGCCAATGGGAAAAGGCCCTCTAATCCCAGAGAAACTAAAGCATGCTCTTCAGTTCTGCAACTTCCCTGGTGCACCCCacgtcttccccccacccccacctttaccTTGGTACTCATAGGAGCCTGGAGGCCCCCCAGGAGGGCAGTCCCATACCCCAGTAGTGAACTCAGCTGGACTGTCCCCCAAGCAAAGCCGAAGAATGTTCTTACAGAGATGCCAGTCAGGACCTTGGACCCAACTTTTTCTTGAAGAGCAAACGTCCATCTCCTTGGCTGGGTCCCCCTGTTTCCGAGGCTCTTCAGGTCTGCTAACACCCTGCGCCGGCCCGGAACGAGGCCAGGGAAAATCCCCCAGCTTTATCAGAGACGTGGGATTGGCCCAGCTCTCCACATCCGTGAAGGGGTTAAGAGGCTGGGCCGGCCACCTCAGCCTGCCCCTCCCAGGGACTGAGCAGTCCCTATAAAGGGGCCTATCCACCCGGCTGGGCCAGGCAGCGTCAAGACCCAGGCATTGTGCCCAACGCCCCGCCATGTGGGAGCTCCGGTCAGCCTCCTTCTGGAGGGCCATCTTCGCGGAGTTCTTTGCTACCCTTTTCTACGTCTTCTTTGGTTTGGGGGCCTCACTGCGTTGGTCCCCGGGTCCCCTGCATGTCTTGCAGGTGGCGATCGCCTTTGGCCTGGCCCTGGCCACCCTGGTGCAGGCTGTGGGCCACCTCAGTGGAGCCCACGTCAATCCTGCGGTCACTTTCGCCTTTCTTGTGGGCTCTCAGCTGTCGCTACTCCGTGCCTTCTGCTATATGGTAGCCCAGCTCCTGGGAGCCGTGACCGGGGCTGCCATGTTGTACAGCATCACCCCGCCTGCCGTCAGAGGAAACCTAGCGCTCACCACGGTACTCGGCACCAAGCGGATGGGGAACCGTCGCGCCCTGGCTTCTTgcgggtgggggggaaggaaggggtttGCTGGGTAGATCAGTTGCTGCCCTGGGcatctagggtgtgtgtgtgtgtgtgtgtgtgtgtgtgtgtcggagtGAGGAGGGTCAAGGGATGGTACATAGGAGGGAAGCGGGGCAGCGTCCAGAGTAAGAACCAAAACACTCAATGCAGTGACAGCTTTCCTTCCTTGGGGCTCCTCGCAGGGTCTTGGGGACTCTCTTACTTTATCCTGAGGGGTTCCATGTCTTCAGCCTTGTACGCTGGTACAGGCGGATCCCACTCGGATGAAGGACTGTTCTGGTACCTGAAGCTCCAGATGCAGCGCTGTGAAAGGAATTGGGTTATCCTTGCTCTCCAGGAATGGATGTCCTGAGGGGCCCCCTGCAGGGGACCTtgaggaggaaggctgaggcCCCCCAATgacctcccttccccatccttccCCAGCTGCATCCTGGAGTGAGTGTGGGCCAGGCCGCTGTCGTGGAGACCTTCCTGACACTGCAGTTCGTGCTCTGCATCCTGGCCACGTACGACGACAGGCAGAATGGCCGTCAGGGCTCGGCCGCCCTGCCCATCGGCTTCTCCCTCACTTTGGGCCACCTCTTCGGGGTAAGCAGAAGACAGTTCAAGGATTCCAAGGTCCCTAAAGCTTTGCTGAGTTTTCAGAGTGCTGCTTGCCTCCCCCACCATCAACCATGAACCTTAACCACCGGCCTGTGTATTAATTGGCCCAGAGCAATCCACCCTGCCCTCGTCGGCTATCTGTGACTATTCTCTGTAGTCCTTTTCGACTCCAAGGTTGAAGCCACAGGCAGTGGTGGCCTTTGCCTGCGGTTCACCGTATCCTCAGATGAGGTATCAATGCCCTCTCCTTGCCACAAGGGCTCTTGGAgagccaggcaggcaggttgTCCTCCCCGTCGGCTGCTGGCGACTGCCAGTTCTCCGGGGCAGTGTGGGCTGTGGGGAGAGGAACCGGgacgggatgggatgggatggggtggggtgggggtaggtctCAGTTCCTACTGTGTGTTTTGCAGATGTATTATACTGGTGCAGGCATGAACCCTGCCCGCTCCTTTGCTCCTGCCATTCTCACCCGCAACTTCACCAACCACTGGGTGAGtgaggggctggggcaccctgaagcctggtgggggggggggctgcaggtCCCAGGTTTGCTGCTCCACGAGCCTCTCAGCCAACGGGGCTCTCAGAGCTTGGCGTGCCTTTGTGAGCAGGATCCCTTCGTTTGCCAGAGAGCAGCTCTTGCTCATGTTTCTCCTTCTCGGGTTACTCAGGGGTTTTCACTCAGCGGTCCCTATTGGGCGCTGAAGCTAGGACTGGGCAGGCACACAACCGAACGTGATGACAAACACATCTCACCTCGGAGAAGAGCGTGTGTTGAGAGCGCACCTGGCTCTGAGTCTCAGGCCAGTTCTAGCACTTTGCTAGCCTGCTGTGTGACCCGGGGCAAGTAACTCACCTACTCTGAGCCTTAAGCTTCTTTCACATCCAGTGGAGTCTTATGAGAGTTTCATCTggaccttgtgtgtgtgtgaaacactcTGCATAGACTCTGGTGTGCAGTAAGTCTTCCATAATACACATGGGCCCTGTATGCAAACTGAACatttggaaataattttaaaagaaaaagaattccaAAAAATTTCAAAGCAATATATAAATGAGTACAAATTGGGAATAACAGGCAGGCTATCCATGTGCTAAGAAGGTCCGGGGTAAAGGAATGATCGGatgaatcagaaaaaaaatgGATGAGTTTTTGAGGTAGAGGCAGTAAGAGCCTAGCACTGCAAAAAGCAAACACACACGCAAAATAAGATGCACTAATTTTTATTCACACCGTGCCCAGTTTTACATGCCAAGGCCAGGAGATCTGTTGTTCACTGAGAGGCTGGAAAAGGGTGGCCTTGCCTTTGGCCCTTCCCCAGCCTTTgtccccttcctttcctcctcctccaggtGTACTGGGTGGGCCCAATCATTGgagcaggcctgggcaccctcatCTATGACTTCCTCCTCTTCCCTCGGCTCAAGAGTGTTTCTGAGAGGCTCTCTATCCTCAAGGGAGCCAGGCCCAGCGACCCCAGTGGACAACCAGAGGGCCCAGGGGAAGCCACCGAACTGAAGACCCAAGCCCTGTAGAGAAGGAAGCGAGGGAAGCGGCTGGGTTTCTGTGGAGGGGCTGAACCAGCCCTTAGCTGAAGAAAGAGAATGGAGGGAGGGGCACGTACTTCTTTCTGTTTTAATTTATGTATGTTCCCCCCCTCCCTGGCCCCTTTTGCTGTGTGAAATCTTTCAAGTTGCATTCATGAGCTGGTTGGTGCAGACTTCCCGCCCACCTCCCGTCACTGTGTGAGCATGATGGTGCAGCAGACACAGGAAGGTGGGTGTGTGGTGGTGTCTTGGGAAAGAAGTATCGTCCTGTGTCCTATGTCGCTTCTAACCCACAGGGTAAGCACAGGGAGCCAGCCCCAAGTGGTTGACTTTTATCCCATTGCCGATCACTGGTATGGCTCTGGATTTCTAAGGGACCAGGGAAGCTGGAGGCCTCCCCTCCCAGAAGGCCCAGGGACAGAAGTGAAGGGGCAGGCAGTTCAAGACTTGGGGAGATATTTTTCTGCACTGAGGCGGGGTTGCTCATGGAGGTGGGCGTGCGGGTAGAGCTCAGGGTGGTAGCCCCAGATCAAGATGCAACTGGACCACCAAGGTTGGGGGAGGGTAATGGAGTAGAGCCCACTTATCAACGGGAGGCTGGCCCTCTGAGAAAAGGGAAcacgggggtgaggggtggggggtgggcttgAGCTAttctaaggggccctggtggcgcagtggttatgtgCTGGATTGCAATCtgaatggtcggcagttcaaaaatacgggaaaagatgaggctttctactctccgaaACAGTTACGCTCCCAGAAGCCCGCAGGGGGCGGGTTACTAGGAGTCagtatggacttggtggcagtgagggtttttgtttttatgaagcCCTATAAACCGGTCTACATTCACTGGCTGGGTTGTGTGTTCATTCTGGCAAGATGGATCTCTTCAGAGGCCCTGGGCCAGTAAGCTCCCAGCCTTCAATAGAGAATAAGTGAGCCGTGAACAGAAGCCCTGGTGCTGTGGTGGTTAGAGGACTCGGCTGCCAACCGAAAGGATGGGAGCGCCAACCCACAAGCCAATTCACAGGAGCAAGAGGTAGCAGCCTGCCTCTTTCTTTcggcaaagagttacagcctgaacAACTCTATGGGCCCCCTAACtctgagtcaaagccaactccatgacagtgcACTTTGGTTTTTTGGAGcttagaatctaggaaaattaaacaGCTTCACAATTCTGCCTGACATTCCCCAGACTGGCTTCCTGATAGAAGATATGTAAACCCCAGGAGACCCAAAGAGGACAATCTGATACCTGGAGCaaagtgtgtgcgtgcatgcgtgtgtgtgtgtgtatgttttttggggtgggggttatacctaggaagaaaggctctgACCCTcagggttttttaaaatcatttgattggggctcatacaactcttatcacaatccatacgtccatccattgtgtaaagcacatctgtacatttgctacccttatcattctcaaaacacctgctctccacctaagtccttgatatcagtgcctcattttccctctccctcccattgccttcatgaacccttgataatttataaattattgtgtcatatcttaccctgtccagcatctcccttcacccacttttctgttgtctgtcccccagagaggaggttatatgtagatccttgtaatcagttccctctttccaacccgccctccctccaccctcccagtatcgccactcacaccactggtcctgaagggatcatccatcccggATTtccttgtcaggggaagccagcccctaacacatcattatgggtccggtaggcgcaattgtacagtgatagtaagtaaagatcatagtaaagttatagagagcatgagagatagaagtattgaaataaatggagtcagacatgattcatagtagcatactcacctcagccctgcttggtggtccacgtggagggagagagagccctttaatgctagcccaggctttttatcttctctggggacatgcaaaccccctaattacaggtgaggacatacatcacaggaaggggttgtgctataggtaatacagtaatgagcgggggtggtctagggatatacacacaataggaagaggagggattgggggtatacatgtgacaagatgggcggatcctaaattcaagatggcagcctaaccttggtcatccttgggcagttttgacctctctggggtctcctacaaggaaacagacaactgctatccttatcagaagggagtgggccctatttgttgtgggataaacagtggtgtctgcttgctctagatggttgatagctctccgtgagacctacttctgatgacctccaagtgtatggtcattcgcaagcagctgtttggcatatatttggggagacagcttgggaaaaatccttctgtatcccacattccctgtgtttccagttcctctctgtaccagtgtacatcctctggtctagccagacttgtaaggtagaattgggatcataatagttgtggggaggaagcatttaagaattaggaagttggatgtttcattgttgctacactgcatgctgactggctcatctcctccccaggatccttctgtaagggtgtgggtgTCCCGttacctatagatgggctttgggtctccactctgcactcccccctcatttacaatgatacgattttttgttctttgatgcctggtacctgatcccttcaaaaccttgtggtcacactggctggtgcgcttcttccatgtgggctttcttgcttctcagctacatggccacttgttaccttccagcctttaagaccccagacactctattttttgatagccgtgcaccatcagctttcttcaccacatttgcttatgctcccatttgtcttcactgatcctgtcgggaaggtgagcatcacggagtgccagtttaatagaacaaagtgttcttgcattgactaAATactagagtggagatccaatgtccatctgctgccttaatactaaacctataactatatgcacacagatctatttcctcatcatcctatataaatatatttacatatgtacatgcctgtatttagacctctataaaagctctttgcatcctagttctttactctatttcctttttctttcctcttgtcccactatcatgtttagactttatttaggtttcagtaatttctcttggttacattgcccttgatgaatccctcaggcctctcacaccctccttgccactgattttggatcacttgttgttccctggtcaacaccacctcccttccccctcctctccctctcccatgtccccccagaaccatcagtcctgttgttttcttctccagactgttcatccagcctatcttagacCCTTATGGCTTTAATTTAGAGCCAGCAAGTCAAAACACTCTTCCAATGGCATCTTTCCTCTGTTGTCTCTAATCCTATAGTTCTCCTGATCCTTCTTTTGTCTGTATTTTCACTCTTCTCTCAACCGTCCTTTGAACTGGAAGAAAAGCCTTTTCTAACTTTCCTTCAAGCGTCAGAAATAaattctttccccccccccaaaggattCCTTATTCAGGAGGTAATTATCCTCCAGGAAGGTTCCTCTTGTAGTAGGCCAAATTCCCTCATGTCAGCAGAGGCTGGACAAGACCTTCAAAAGACCAATGATCTTTTCTTTCATGAACGTCATGCATGCTTCTCAACATGTTAAGCCTGTGGCTGCAGTTAGACAAGCCACGCAAAACCAGTGGCCATCAAATGAACTTGGAGTCCCAGGCTTGTCAGAGTACAGCTATGTGCCCAGAGGCTGATTGTTCAAACCAGATCACCGGCCCTTCCTTTGTGTGTGCGTGCTATCTCTTTTCCTCTTTGctttttgttgtgtttaaaaaaaaatcattttgggggagcggggagggagtgggaagaaaaaaaaagggaaatagagctgattccaggaacccaagtggaaggtgaattatgagaatgatgagtgcaacgaatgtataagggtgctttgctcaattgatgtatgtacagattgtgataagagctttatgagccccaataaaaagctttaaaataataaaatatagttactttataaaaaatccttttattggggttcataaaaCTCTCATCAtactccatgcatacatccattgtgtcaagcacatttgtacatttgttgccaacatcattctcaaaacatttgccttctacttgagcccttgatatcagctcattttttatcctccctccctgccactctccctcatgaacccttgatgatttataaattgttattttgttatgtcttacactgtctgacgtctcccttcacccacttttctgttgtccaggttatatgcagatccttgtaatcagttccccttttctactccaccttccctcccggtatcaccactctcaccactggtcctgaggggttcatctgtcctggattctctgtgtttccagttcctatctgtacataccagtgcacatccgctggtctagctggatttgtaaggtggaatcgggatcatgatagtggaggtgtgGGAATGAAACatacaggaactagagaaaagttgtaagtttcatcgttgctacactgcaccctgactggctcgtctcctctccgcgaccgtctgtaaggggatgcaCCAGACCTTTCTTGGGAGCTGACCCTGGGTAGACTATGGAGCCAGGGCAGAGTAGTGGTTGGGCTGGGgtccccatggtcagcagttcaaacccaccagcagctccgaggtagAAAGACAGGATTCtattcccatgaacagttaccgTCTTTGGAACCACAGGGGATGGGCGGCTGTGAGCGTTTTCGGCGTGGACTTGA
This genomic interval carries:
- the MIP gene encoding lens fiber major intrinsic protein; the protein is MWELRSASFWRAIFAEFFATLFYVFFGLGASLRWSPGPLHVLQVAIAFGLALATLVQAVGHLSGAHVNPAVTFAFLVGSQLSLLRAFCYMVAQLLGAVTGAAMLYSITPPAVRGNLALTTLHPGVSVGQAAVVETFLTLQFVLCILATYDDRQNGRQGSAALPIGFSLTLGHLFGMYYTGAGMNPARSFAPAILTRNFTNHWVYWVGPIIGAGLGTLIYDFLLFPRLKSVSERLSILKGARPSDPSGQPEGPGEATELKTQAL